The Arthrobacter sp. D5-1 genome segment ACCTTGCAACTCATGGCTTGAGGTAAATCACGCTGTGGGCATCTGCCGCAATTTGAGATGCATCTAAAGTCCCTTTACGATTACTTTGAAACGTCAAGTCACACCGTCTGGTGTTACGACGCATTCAACTTTGTTCGCTCCGCAGGGGGCGTTGGGGGCATGGCTATGGGGGCTGGTTCGTGAATAAACTGTTGTGTTGTGGTGCGGGGTATCACGGATCACCACAAGGAAACTCCGCGCTGCCACTCTGTTCTTGAGCTGACCGCAATGACTGCCTTTGTTTCTGCCTCCCGCGACGTCGCTTTCGCTGCGGGCTCTACATGGTTGCGAACCCAAAGCATCAAGATGAGATTCCTTGATCTTGCCTGCGAGGCCGTGCACCGCGACGTTGCCCAGCGCATTGCCGGGCATTGCAAAGACGTTGCCGACATCCTCCGGAAGCACCTCTAAGCAATAGCCGTCGCAAGCCTCTTCATCACCGCGAGGCCAAGCAAGGCGCCCAGGGTGTTCGCCACAACATCCGACAACGCTGTGACGCGCCCCGGAACCACCAGCTGCACCGTTTCGATCAATGCCGACGATCCGACGGCGAGCAGCCCCGCCGCCCACCAATTCCACAGCGCGGGCCGGAGGAGGCGGAGAAACGCCCCGAACGGGATGAACAGGACAATGTTGGCAGCGAACTCCACGCCCACTGCGGCGGCGCCGACCGGCAGGCCAAGCATCGAAAGCCACCCGGCAATGACCCCCACAAACCCAGTGACGGCGCTGGCTTCACGCGCCGGCAGGAAGACCACCAAGGCCAACGCCACCAGATACGCGCCGAACATGACCTGGATCCAACGACGGGCGACCTTAGGGTAAACCACCAGCAACCTCCTCCAGCGTGTGTGTGCCTGCAGCCATCAACTATAGGGGCGAGCCGCGTCTGCCCTTGATTTGTCAGGATTCCTTGCTGCCTGCCCTGCTATTGGGCGTGTTTTCGGCGAATGCTCTCCTCAGCGCAGGCAAGGCGCGTTGTTCGCTTTTGGTGGGGCCACTTTCGAAGGCAGGGGTTCAGTGGCAGGAGTGAAGCACGGGGTTCTTCCGATGCGCTCGTCAGCACGGCACGGTTGGCCGCTTTTTCTGGTGCCCGTGGCGTTGTGTTTGGTGCTCCTGGCCGTCGGACTGGCAAGCGGGACAGGAACGCCCACAGCGCAACTTGCCGGCGACTTGGCTATCCTCCTCGCCGTACTCACGGCCTTGACCACCCCACACTCGCGGCCCGGCGAGGACAAGACAAGTCCGCGGGCCGCTGCTTCATCGTGGCAGGCCTGGCCGTCTGGAGCGCCGGGCAAATTGTGTGGACCTTCAACGGCATCACGCTGAACCACCAGTACCCCTTCCCGTCCTTGGCGGACATTGGCTTTGTTTGGTACGCACTGCCCACCTCCATTGGCCTGATCCTGCTGCTGAGGGGCCAGGGACTGCGTCTTCCTCTTCGCCGCACCATACTGGACGCCGGAGTAGTGGCGAGCTCCACGTTCTTCATTGCGTGGAGCTCGGTACTGGGTCCCTTGGCGGGGACGTGGAACAGGAGACCGTTGCCCACATAACCCAGATGGCCTATCCCATTGCCGACGTCTTCATGGTTTCGGTGGTCATTGTCCTGACCATGCGCGCAGCCCGCGGCCGCAGGCTGCCGTGGCTGAGCATGGGCCTTGGCTTCTGGACCCTTGCCATCACGGACCTCACGTACATGCGCTTCACCTTGGAAGGCATCACCGGCGTCACCGGGTCACCCTTGGCGTTGGGATGGGTGTTCGCCTTCCTGCTGGTGGGGCTGAGTCCCTTGCTCCCCGAAACTGACAGCACCCACAAAGACGGACGTGCCTACGCCGCCGCCCTTGTGCTGCTTCCCTACCTGCCCGTTTTCAGCGCAGTATTCTTCTCGCGTAGCCGTCCCATTGGCGAGGATCCCATCCTGGTGGACGTTGCCCTCGAACGCACTCTCCAAGGAGCTTCATGAAAGTCCTGATCGCCGACGACGACCAGATCTCCCGGATGATCACCAAGGCCGCCGTCGAGCAGTCCGGCCATGAGTGCATCGTGGCGGAGGACGGCGACTCGGCCTGGCAGCTTTACCAGGAGCACAGCCCCGAAGCCGTAGTCACGGACCTCATGATGCCCGGCCTCAACGGGCTGGACCTCTGCCGCGCCATCCGTGCGTCCGAGGAGGACAGCTACACGTACATCATCCTGGTGACTTCGCACGGTTCCCGAAAGGATGTGCTGGCAGGCATGGAGGCCGGTGCGGACGACTACGTCACCAAGCCCTTGGACCCCTTCAGCCTTCACATCAGGCTCCTGGCTGCCCAGCGGATCACTTCCTTGCACGCAGACCTTGCCCGCTACCGATCGGCACTGACCGAGCAGGCGCGCACTGACCCTCTCACCAAGTTGCACAACCGCCTGAAACTCACCGATCGAGCACTCCGGAGATCCGGACGGTGTCCTGACCATCAGCGCCGGAGTCTCGGCCTTCACGGACGGGCACCGGGCAGGCAGCGAGCAACTCCTGCGTGAAGCCGATCTTGCCCTCTACGCGGCGAAGGCCTCCGGCCGGAACCGGGTGACTCTGGCCAGCGCGCTCCGCACGGAATGATCGAACAGGGTCAGTGGATCTCATCAGCACAACGCAGTGTAGGTATTCCGGGCATTGATGTTCCCTGTACCTGGAGGAAGACGATAGTCCCCCGAGTTGCACGCGGTGTTGTCCGTCATCGTCACGTACGTCACTGGCCTTTCGAAGTCAACGGCACCGCCCGTTGTCTTGATGTCATTATTCATAAAGGTGTTGCCCACAATCTGTATGTGGTGGATTTGCTCCGTGCCGTCATAGTATGCGTCGTGTAACCCACGCGGAGAGCCCCAGACGGTGTTACCCGTGAGATTGATGTTGTAGACGACGCCGGATCCTCCGGCGAGGTCAATCCCAGCACCATGCCGGCCTCCACGCACATTGTTGTTGGCGATCCGGATGTCGTGAACGTCTTCGTCGCCAAATGTGTGGACAGCTATACCGTCGTCACCATCCGTGCCTTTGCGCTGATCCACGATGTTTCCCACGATGTCACCGTCGCTGGTGTTCATCGCGTGGATGCCGTCCAGCTCCACGTACTTACCGTTTGTGGCTGACTGGGTGCTGCTGTCCCTGACACACCATCCGGAACCGCCAACAAAGGCGATCGAGTAAGTGAAGGGGTTCTTGGTATGGACGTCTTGGACGAGTGAGTTCCTGGACTCGCGGACATCAATGACGTACTCATTGAGGCGTCCCACAACATTGCCGTTCAAGGTGTCCCCGGAGTGGTCCGCTGTGAAGTGCGACAGCGTTGTATTGTCTGCACCAGCCGTAGTCACCAGGGGATATCCGCCGGCAGGTCCGGTGTTGTTCGTGAACGAAGGACCGGCCTTGAGGATTGTGCCCGGCCCCTGGCCTTCAAGCGTGACGTTGTTTTGCATCTGCAGTTTTCCATTGATGATGTAGGTTCCCGTTGCGAGTTTCACCACTCCTCCGCCGGCAATACCCGCCGCGTTGATTCTGCCTTGGATGCTTGCGGTGTCATCAATGGAGTCGTTGGGGGTGGCATTGACTGCGTAGGCGCTGGTGGAACTGCTGCCTGTGGCGCCGCTCTGGGCACAGGCAGAGGGCGCCGCGGCAACGGGCAGCGAACTCCGAACCGGCATGGCCGCTGCAGCCGGGATGGCAACGGGCGCCATCGACGTCAGTAACAAGAGCATGGGGCCCACGGCCGACAGGAGTCGAGGTGGACCCTGCTTCCGCCGATCCTCACGGCGCAATGGCCGGGCAGCTGTGAAGGAGGTGCTGCCCTTTGCACCGCTGGGTGACAGGGGCATGGGTACGGCGGCATTTTTGCCATTGGTCATGGATGTTCTCCTCATCGAACCTTGTCAGCAAGGCGACAACGCTATGTACGCAATTCCCGCGTCCACCCTGTGGTCGGCAGCGGGGTCCGCGGCCGACTCATCTAATAAGTGAGCGCAGCTCGCCGAACATGACGCAGGGCCGAGGACTGCCGCCAGAATCAGTGGCTCTGCTGGATGACCTCTTTGTAGTCATCCAGGGTGACCCCACCTTCGCCGTCGTCGAACAGATTCTCTTCAAAGCCGAACAGGAACATGGTCATTCCACAGTCCACGGCGTAGCCGGGAGCGGTCCGCAGTTGTTCGGCAAGACTGTCCGACAATGAGGAGCCGCCCGTAAACGGGAAGTCCGGCGGACCGGGGTTCTCCCCCACCAAGCCGAGTCCCGCACGTCGGGCCAAGGCGCTCGTATACCGCTGCGAGGACCAGGATGAGACGTCGTCCTTGACCGCCGTCTCTTCGTCGCCAGGGCTGCACCGATCCTGGCGCGGAGTGGTGGAACGGGCCGCGACTGCCGAGACGTCATCCAGTCCGGTGAAGTCAACGTCCACGCCGGGAACCATCGACAAGACGGCGAACTGTGCCAGGTAATCCAAGCCGCGCTCCTGGGCACCATCAGGGTTCGCCCGCCCATCCAGATGCCCGGCAACAGCCTTTGCTTTGTCAGCAGGCAGGACGCCGCGGCCTGCGACAGGAACGTGGACCCGTCCCTGATAACCCAGACTACGCAACGCCTTGACCTGCCACACCACTGCCTCCGCAGCCGATCCGGCGTACCAGTCCCACCACTCATGGACCTGTTGGCCAGTCACAGCCCGGCCATTCCATACAGCCGAGCCGGGTACCCATCCCGGCATCGGGGAGAGGGCCACCCCTTCGGCTAAACCCGTGCCCTTTTGTGGAGCGTCGCCGAACGCCCAAAACTCGCGCTCGTTGCCACCGTCGTCTGGCCCCGGATACCCCAGTTCCCCGCTGGAGTTTGTCCCGACCCTTATTGCTGCAATATTCTCCATTCCTTGGTCCGCCCCTAATCGCAAGACAAGGCGCGACAAGTACCTGTGGGCGGCTTTTCTCACCTCGGAGCTGAAGATCAGCTCGGCACCGCTGCCCCGTGGCACGCCTCCCTTGCTTCCCCTCAACTCACCACCAGGCAATCCTCGTACCCAAGCGGGCGGGTAGTGCAGACCGGGGGACAAAATCACCTTGATGCGGGCCTGACGGCACTGCTCCAGCTGTGCCACGACGGCGGCAATATACTGGCCATCCTCTCTTCCCTGGCGAGGCTCGAAACGGTCCCAAGCCACAGGCAGTTCCACGATCGAAACCCCGGCCTGGCGAAGCGCCGCGAGGCGTTGAGGTTCACAGGTTGCGCCTAAAACTCCAAATGCCAAAGGCTCCGGTACTGCGCGCTGGGAGCCAGCGCTGCATCCGGCAGCCATGGCAGCCATCACCGTCGACAGCACCAGCAAAAGGGCCACGCGCTTCACCTGTACCCACCTGATACAGGCGGCAGTACCAGTCCGCCTGCAACGGCCGCCTCCAGCTTGGTTCGATCCAATCGCCACACCACGGTCTCACCCGACGTTGGTCCACTAAAGGTAAAGACGGGCCGGGCATTGTTCTGCAGCCAGTCCAAAAAGCCAGGAGAAGCAAAACCGTACCCTTGGCTTAGCTGCCTGCCTTGGGTCAGAACGTATTGGGCGTCCCCGTCCCTCAAGGATTCCAACGAGGGCAGGACCTCCCAGTTCTCATGCGGAAGCAAGGCGAATTCACCCGTCACGGACGTCAAGCCCACTTTTGCCGACGCGGGCAGCTCGGCAATCATCCAATTCCTGGCCTGGATGAGCCCGTCATCCACTAAAGAGCGCGCTTGAACCCCCAGAAAAAGACTGAGGGCAGTGATGAGCGCCGTCGCAACAACCACCAACCGACCAAGCCGGGGCCGCCACGCCACCACCATCACTGCAGCCACAGGTAGTGACACCACGCCTGCAAGGACCACGCAGTAACCAAATTGTTCTTCTGCAGCACCAAAAAAGACCGAGTAGACGCCCACCAAGCCTGTGAATATCGAGAACAGACCGATAACGCGGCGATTGGCCGCAGGCGACGTGGCGGCAAGGGCGCCGGCCAGTACGGAAAGTCCCAAGAGCATGTAGCTGGTGCCGAACCGTCCCACTAGATCCACGAGGCGGTCTGCGAGGCTTACCTCGGAGACCGAGTTAAAACCGGTCATCTGAATGGCACCTACCATCCTCAGAATGCCTACCAATTTTTGGTCGACGAACTTTGGAAGAAGCCCCATGGAGGTCAGCAAACCAAGGTACACCGCATAGGGAACCAGGGCTGAGGCGAGAATCCGCCAGGCAGTCAACGGCGGTATGGTTCTGCGCCAGAACACCCCGGCGACGAACGGAACCACTGTGAACACGGCCGTCATGTCCTTCATGACGATGGCCAGCCCGAACACCAGGCCAGCGCTGATCTCCAGCCAGAGACGTGCCCGTCCTTTCCGGCGGTCAAGCACCACGAGGACCAGAAGCCAGCCCGTCAGAACGGCCAAACCTGCCGGCGTCTCCATCATTAAACGGCCATCCATGCGGAGGACAAAGGGATCGCTTGCCAGGACCACCCCTGCCACCGCGGCAGCTCCGATGCCCACCAGGCGGCGAACCACCAGGAAGCACACCACCACCGTCACTGCCCCCAGGATGCTGTTGACCCACCGCAATTGCAGCGCCAGGTCCATCGAACTCCCTTGAAGGCCCAAGCCACGGATGACCAGGGCGTTGAGGGCGTAGGTGCCCGGAGGATGCAGGAAAAAGGGAGTGCCCAGAATTGTTGGCATCTGCCCGTCTGCCATCTGTTGGGCCAAATCTGCGTACGTCACTTCGTCGATGAAGACATCATTTGCCCGCTGGACTCCGAATAGCCGAAATACCAGAGCCAGCACTCCCACAAGCGCTGCGACCCAGAGCGGGTGCCGGATTACCTGACGCCGTTTCCCGGCAGACCGGCGTGCTGTGAACTTTAGCGCTGGCGCATCAGCGCGGTGAAGCGAAGTCATCGCACGCCTGACGGCACTGCGGGCACAAAGTAGGTTTCCGGAATCAAAGGGATCTCCCCTGCAGGAAACAAGGCGTCGGCCTGCGTGGCATACTGTCGGATGCGGCCGGGCTTAGTATCCAGGCCCATGTCCCAGGACCACCGCACAAACCCCCTGTTGGACAGGTACGCTTCATCCGGTCCGGCCAACAGGTCGTAGGGAAAATCCGAGTACATCACGAGATTTGCAGGGTGGTCCCTGCCAAGGTCGCGGGTAATCAGATGGTCAACATGACGGCCCACTCCCGCGGGGCAAAAGAGCAGCTCCGCCCCGGTCAGCTGCAAGAGCCCGGCGACCCGTGCGCGAAGCAGACGTATCATCTCCCGGTCTCCCCGGGAGACTCTGCCCAAGGCGATGTCGAACCGGTAGGTGGGGTATCTGTGCGTCAGTTCCGGAAGAAGCCTGTCCCAGGTGCTGCTTCCCAACCTGGGTGGCTTGCTCCGGCGTCGAAACAGCGCATCCACTTCCCCTAGATGCAGGGACTGGACTCCCATGTCTTCCAGCACGGCCCGGTCCTCCGACCTCCTGGCCTCGAAGAGTTCCCCGGCATCCGGGACCGTGCACTGACGCAGGAACGAGCCTGCCGCGCGGGTGTGCGGAGCGGGAGATGACTCAGTGAAAAGAGTCGCAACGACGATCTGACGCCTCTGGGCCTGCGCTTCGATGAGAGCCCCGCAGGACAACACAGCATCGTCCAGATGGGGTGACAAGAACAGCCATGGAGCGTCTCCGGCCATGGAACGATCAACTCTGGATTGGAACGGCATTCAGGCCCTTTTCTGCGCGGCGGAGTTGCTCCTGCCGGGGTTGGGAGGTGTTCAATTCACCCAGTGCGGTGACGTAGGCCTGAGCCTGCAAATCTGCGAGCGCATCCCAGTTGTAGCCGGCGGCAAACCGGCGTCCTTCCACTGCCACGTGCTCCAGCCCTGGCTGGGAATAGCGGGTGGCAATCTCATGGGCGAAAGCAGTGACGTCAAAGGGGGTGACAAGCCATCCGGTCCCGGCAGGGAGGATCTCTCTGAGGCACGGGATATCGAAAGCAATCACTGGCGTACCAGCAGCCAAGGCATCAATGGCCACCAAGCCGAACGTCTCGTGCCGGGAAGGCACCGCCACCAGACGGGCCTCGCTGATGGTCCTTAACTTCGCCTCCCCGGACAACCAGCCCAGCAGCTGAACACGTTCGGACAGACCGGCTTCTTTCACGGCTGCACGCAATCTGTCTTCGTCCTGACCGGTGCCGGCAATCAGCAGATTTCCCTCGACCCTGCTGCACGCTTGGGACCAAGCCTGCAGGAGGAGGTCAAGCCCCTTATGCCCGTACTCCAGACGGCCGATGAAGAGGACATCCTTCCCAAGGCGCGGCGGGGTGCTCCACACACAGGGGTCCACACCGTTGCCGATCACGTCCACATGAACGTCTGGATTCAGTTTCTTCAACCTTTCGGCTATGCCTTGCGAGACAGCGATGAGTCTTCGGTGCTTTCGTACCCCCAGCCGCTCTATCCAATGCAGCGGCAACTTGTACTGCCGCGCCTTGTCCCTGGCATGGAGCCACTGGACAACCCCAATGGTGGGGCGTTGGGTCCATAGCGGGGCTGCCATGGTGGAAAACGGGGCGAAGAAATCTTCCACCACCAAGTCAACCGATGATCGGCGCCGGCTCACTTCGAAAGGCAGCCGTGCCACGTACGCCACCAACCGGGTCAGTCGATTGCGGCCGGATCCATACCCGATCGGCACGTAGCGCACGCCGTCCTCCACGCGTTCCGTCCAGCCCGGATACCGGGTGGTGAGCACCGTGATGTGATAACCCTTGTCTGCAAGCCGACGGTTGATTTCGTGCGTCCGCACGGATCCCCCTCCGGCCCCCGGCATGCGCGGATCTTCGAATCCCAAATGCAAAACTCTCATAGCTGTCTTTCCATCCTTCGGGCGTTGGGAGGCCACGTACTGTGGTCGCCGTGACTATGGCGGTCACCTCCGCGCTTGGAACCCCGACGGCGGCCGGCAGCCCGGCTGCCAGAGTGCCGTCGTCGTCGAATTTTGAAGTCGTTCCCGTGTGGCAACAGCCTCCGCTGGTGAGCGAGAACGAAGAGGCCGCTGACAGTGGCCAGGGCCAGCCACACCAGTGGCTGGAGTGAGGCGGCCACAGCCAGCGCCACTATCAAGGCGACGGCCAGAACCAGGAACGGGCCGGCTCCCCGGCCGGGGTGTGCCGCAATGAGTACCGGACGTGCCAGGAGCGCCAGAACCACGCCCGCTGCCAGTGCGCCCACAGCGGAGCCCACAGCCATGCCCGTGACCGCGTTCAACTGCCAACCAACCCAGAGTCCAACCACCACCAGGAGACACGCACAAGCGAGGCCGATCTGGCATCGGCGGTAGGCGCGCAGGGCCAGGAGAACCGTGGAAAGCACCATGAGGACCGCGTAACCAAGACCGGAAGCAGCCAGCCACGGCAGGAGCCCCAGGGAGCCGTGGTACTTCTGCGGCACGATGAATCCGGCCATCAGTGGTGGAGCTGTGGCGATGATGGCGAAAGCCACCACGGCAAGTTGCCCGAACGACGCGAAGGCAGCACCAAGAACCTCGCCCGCGTTGGCATCGGGCGTGCGAAGCAACGGGAAGGCCACCAAAGCGGTTCCGGCTGCCACGTAGACAGGCCCTTTGGCGATGGTGGCAAGCGCCTGGAAACCTGCTGCATCGGCCGATCCGCTGTCCAGGAAGCCGACCACCACGACGTCGACACCCACCAGCACGGAGACAACGCCGAGAACGGAGGCGATGTCACTGGTCTCGGCCCATCTCCACTTCTCCAGCACAACCCGCGGACGCCACCGTAAGTCCCGGTAGAAGGACCACGGCACTATTAACGGCGCCAGGCACCCCACTACGAAACCTAGGACCCCTCCCCCGGCACCCCATGCCATGGCGATCACCACCACGCTGAAGATCAGCCTCAGGAGAACCTCGCCCACAGTGGACAGCGCGTACCAGGTGAAACGGAGCTCACCCTGCAACCAGCCAGCGGGTGCATTCGCCACGAAGATGACAAAGGCCGCCAACGCCACCACTGCGGCCAGGACGGGGTCGGCGAGCGCGAGCGTCACGCTGCCTGAGATCACTGCAGCGGCAACGCCCGCCAGGCAGGACACGAAGACCGAGAAGGCCACGCCATTACGCCGTTCCTCGGAGCCTGCCGGGTGGACGGCAACAACGTGCGACAAGGGAAGCGGGACCAAGGCATTGGCCACGATCCCCACCACCCCCAGGATCATCGCCGCGGCGGCGAAGATCGTGTATTCCGCGGTATCCAGCATGGTGGCCATGAGAAGCGTGCAGGCGTAGCTCATCACGCCTACAACCCCTGCGGACACGGCAAGGAAGCCGCTGTTTGCTGCAATACCCGGGTCTTTTTCCGAAGCCCTGCGGTGTGACCGGGGTCTTTCCCGCACAGCAAGAGTCATTGTTTTCTGGGATAAATCCATGGATGAACGTCCGCTACTGGCCGTCAAGAGCATCGGCGGGAGCGAAGGCGCTCCCTGGGCCGGCCAGCAAAGCAGTGCGTCCGGCGGAACGGAGTTCGGCAGACGTCACGCCGATCTTCTGCATTGCCGCGAAGGCCTCAAACTCGTCACGGCCCTTCATCAGCACGGCGACATGTCCATCATCCGCAACTGCAACTTCATCCGTCCGGTGCAGGATGGACTGAAGATCAGCATCTTCAGGCAACACGAACCGGGCCAGGGTGGAAAGGTCCGAGTGGCACCACCCTGCATCCGCGCCGTCGCGCCGTATCTTCTCCTCCTCCAGAACTGCGCCTGTGAGCAGTCTGGTGCTGCGGTCCCAGGTGAAGCAGCGGGCCCATTCCCGGCACTCGGCTGAGACCAACGCTTCCGAGTCCGGCTCACTCAAGGCGGTGAGGGCCTCAACCATGGCGGCGCCAAATTCCTGGGGAGTATCCACCAGCCAACCGGTTCTGCCTTCCACTACGGAGTCCCGTATGCCTGGAACACGCAGGGCCAGGCAGGGCACGCCCCACGCGGCGGCTTCGATCACCGAGCAGCCCCAACCTTCTGACGCCGAGGTGGAGGCAGTCAGCCAAGCCCGGCTCAACAACCTGTCACGGACCTCATTGGGCTGGTAGCCATGGAACGTTACTTCGTGGTCCAGGCCAAGGTCTGTGGCCAACTGCTGCAACCGCGCCCGCTCCGGGCCGTCCCCCACAATGTCCATCCGCAGCTTCGGAATGCTCCGCACTGCCACGGCGAACTGGCCCATCAGCAGGTCCAGCCTCTTGTGCGGCACCAGGCGGCTGACGACGGCGATGGTCGGGTGGGGTGCACGGGCGGCAACCTCGTCCGGAATGTCGATGGTTCCGTTCGGAACCACGTGGACGGGACCCGAAAAACCGAGTTTCCTCAGTTCCAGCCGGGTAGAGGGTGAAACCGCCACAATGGATCGCTTGCCGTACACCGTCTTGGCTCCCGAACTTTCCAGGAACCGGCCCACGGCGGCCATAGGTGGCGAGAACCTTGTGCGGAACTGCTCCTGGTGGACGTGGTGGATTACCTGGATGATCGGCAGGTCCCGGGGCAGGAACAAGGGCGAAAAGAACGGTATCCCGTTTTGGCAGTCCACCACGGCATCAAATTGCCCGCCGTTCCGCAGGAGCCTGAGCGCGGCGTGTCCATAAGTGGACAGGGCTCCGCCTCCGCGCAGGATGCGGATGCCGTCAATGACATCCTCAGGTGACTGGCCGTCGTCGCGCCCTGTAAACCAGGTGACCTGGACGCCGTTCTGCACCCACCTCTTGGAAATCTCATGCATGTACTGCTCGGCGCCGCCGGCTTGTGAGTGCTGGACGTCGCGCCAGTTGAGGACCAGCACGTGCTTTCCGGCGAGAAGGGTTGGTGAGTTGATGTCAGGAAGGCCGGACATCATGGTGTTGCCCTCTGGAGTTGGATCACCGAGGCAAAGCTGGCCACCCCATCCTGGAAGGGACGGAACGTTGATGCAGCTCCATCGGTCCATGCCACGGGAAGTTCGATGATGCTGGCGTTGTTGTCCTGCAGGCGCAGCAGAAGCTCAACGTCGAAGGCGAAACCAGTGCTGCGGCACTGAACCATGGCTGCTGTGAGGGCATCGCGTTCGAAGAATTTGAAGCCGCACTGGGTGTCCTGTATGCCCTTGACCTTTGATTTGGTCAGCGCCCGGAAGGCCGTGCCGCCCACCCTTCGTCCGAGGTGTTGGGGCCGGACCAGGGTTGAGCCGGGTGCGTGGCGGGAAGCGATCACCGCTGCTGCACCGTCTGAGAGATGGGCCATGGCCTCGGTGAGGGTTTCCAGCGGCGTGGCGAGGTCGGCGTCGAAAAAGCCCGTGAACCTGGACGTGCCGCTGAGGAGGCCGCGACGGACTGCCGCTCCCTTCCCCTTCCGTGAGCACCCCACCACGGAAATGGGAACTGCGTCCCCCTCTTCCCGAGAGATCCTGCGGACCACTGCGGCGGTCTCATCAACGCTTCCGTTGTCCACCACAACAATCCGCGAAGACCACGGCTGGTTGGCCAGGAAATCGACCGTCTGTTTCAAGGTGTCGGGGATTCTCGCGGCCTCGTTGTAGGCGGGAATGACCACCTCCAGATCCACGCGGGAGCGGCGCAGCGAGTCTGAATGTCGGCGCGCCTGCAGGCTCCCTCTCTTGCCTATGTGCACACTGTGCTGTTGAAGAAGGACCATCTGAACCTCCATATATCCGGGTACGGCACAAAAACGTGCTCGCAATATAAGGAGTGGGGGCACCCCGGAAGTCATGACGCCAATCCAGCCGTAGTGCTCCAAGTCATGGACCACTCTCAATACCGGGAGCGGTGCCGGGCGCTCTGAGCGAAATTGCTGGTTCCTTGTCTGACCCCGTCTATAGAGTGGCCACATGAGCCACACATCTTCCGTCCCTGCCGCTGCTCCGGAACCAACAGCGGTGCCTCCTGTCGCCAAGCGGGTCCCCACACGCCGTGAACACCACGGCGACGTTTTTGTGGACAACTACGAGTGGCTCAGGGACAAGGAATCCGTTGAGGTGGTGGACCTCCTGAAGGCCGAAAACGCCTACCAGGAAGCCGTCACAGCGCACCAGGAACCATTGCGGGAAGCCATGTTCCAAGAGATCAAGGGCCGCACCCAGGAAACGGATCTGTCCGTGCCCAGCCGCAAGGACGGCTGGTGGTACTACAGCCGTTCGGTGGAAGGGAAGGAGTACAGCATCCAGTGCCGCGTCCTGGCCCACAACACCGGGGACCCCGTAGCGGACTGGACGCCCCCGTCCGTGGTGCCCGGCGTGGAAATCGACGGCGAACAGATCCTCCTGGACGGCAACATCGAAGCCGAGGGCCAGCCGTTCTTCAGCGTGGGCGGTGCCGCGGTGACAGTTGACGGCAACCTTTACGCCTATGCCGTGGACAACTCAGGCGACGAACGGTTCACCCTCAGGATCAAGGACCTGCGCACCGGGGAGCTCCTCCCGGACATCATCGAGGATATTTTCTACGGAGTGGCCTTCTCCCCCGACGGCACGCGCCTCTTCTACACGGTGGTGGATGATTCGTGGCGCCCCTACCAGGTGAAGGCCCACGTCCTGGGTACGCCGGTGGCCGATGATCAGGTTCTCTACCAGGAGGACGACGTCGCCATGTGGCTGGGGTTCGATCTCTCCGCGGACAGACGGCACTTGGTGCTCAGCATCGGCTGTTCGGAGTTCAGCGAGACGCAACTGCTCCGCTTCGACGACTACGACGCCGGCCTCAGCA includes the following:
- a CDS encoding glycosyltransferase produces the protein MVLLQQHSVHIGKRGSLQARRHSDSLRRSRVDLEVVIPAYNEAARIPDTLKQTVDFLANQPWSSRIVVVDNGSVDETAAVVRRISREEGDAVPISVVGCSRKGKGAAVRRGLLSGTSRFTGFFDADLATPLETLTEAMAHLSDGAAAVIASRHAPGSTLVRPQHLGRRVGGTAFRALTKSKVKGIQDTQCGFKFFERDALTAAMVQCRSTGFAFDVELLLRLQDNNASIIELPVAWTDGAASTFRPFQDGVASFASVIQLQRATP
- a CDS encoding oligosaccharide flippase family protein, whose translation is MRERPRSHRRASEKDPGIAANSGFLAVSAGVVGVMSYACTLLMATMLDTAEYTIFAAAAMILGVVGIVANALVPLPLSHVVAVHPAGSEERRNGVAFSVFVSCLAGVAAAVISGSVTLALADPVLAAVVALAAFVIFVANAPAGWLQGELRFTWYALSTVGEVLLRLIFSVVVIAMAWGAGGGVLGFVVGCLAPLIVPWSFYRDLRWRPRVVLEKWRWAETSDIASVLGVVSVLVGVDVVVVGFLDSGSADAAGFQALATIAKGPVYVAAGTALVAFPLLRTPDANAGEVLGAAFASFGQLAVVAFAIIATAPPLMAGFIVPQKYHGSLGLLPWLAASGLGYAVLMVLSTVLLALRAYRRCQIGLACACLLVVVGLWVGWQLNAVTGMAVGSAVGALAAGVVLALLARPVLIAAHPGRGAGPFLVLAVALIVALAVAASLQPLVWLALATVSGLFVLAHQRRLLPHGNDFKIRRRRHSGSRAAGRRRGSKRGGDRHSHGDHSTWPPNARRMERQL
- a CDS encoding glycosyltransferase family 4 protein, producing the protein MMSGLPDINSPTLLAGKHVLVLNWRDVQHSQAGGAEQYMHEISKRWVQNGVQVTWFTGRDDGQSPEDVIDGIRILRGGGALSTYGHAALRLLRNGGQFDAVVDCQNGIPFFSPLFLPRDLPIIQVIHHVHQEQFRTRFSPPMAAVGRFLESSGAKTVYGKRSIVAVSPSTRLELRKLGFSGPVHVVPNGTIDIPDEVAARAPHPTIAVVSRLVPHKRLDLLMGQFAVAVRSIPKLRMDIVGDGPERARLQQLATDLGLDHEVTFHGYQPNEVRDRLLSRAWLTASTSASEGWGCSVIEAAAWGVPCLALRVPGIRDSVVEGRTGWLVDTPQEFGAAMVEALTALSEPDSEALVSAECREWARCFTWDRSTRLLTGAVLEEEKIRRDGADAGWCHSDLSTLARFVLPEDADLQSILHRTDEVAVADDGHVAVLMKGRDEFEAFAAMQKIGVTSAELRSAGRTALLAGPGSAFAPADALDGQ